The bacterium genome includes a region encoding these proteins:
- the rodA gene encoding rod shape-determining protein RodA, translating into MSIGLDRRVVRNIDPFLATSTLLLCLFGLVMVYSTTHYGLHPLVFVRSQVLHFVVGAVIAGAILAVDYRSFASGARALYIVNLILLAAVLVAGRSSLGAQRWIPLGPLGQFQPSEFAKLAIVVTLARHLSDRPGPYTSVRDLLPFLAHISIPMILIFRQPDLGTALVYGAIFAGMLYAGGARRRDLALLGVAGAAVTPLLWHILKAYQRRRLLSFLDPSLDPLGSGYGIIQSKIAVGSGMLWGKGLFAGTQNVLQFVPEHHTDFIFSVVGEELGFVGCVVLLALFYLWLVRGVRAATVARDRFGALVAVGIVSMVAFHVFVNVGMTVGIMPITGIPLPFISYGGSALMTMIWAAALLLNVGMRRQKILF; encoded by the coding sequence GTGAGCATCGGACTCGACCGGCGCGTCGTTCGCAACATCGATCCGTTTCTCGCGACCTCGACCCTGCTGCTCTGCCTGTTCGGGCTCGTGATGGTTTACAGCACGACGCACTACGGGCTGCACCCGCTGGTCTTCGTGCGCAGCCAGGTGCTGCACTTCGTCGTCGGCGCGGTGATCGCCGGCGCCATCCTCGCCGTCGACTACCGCTCCTTCGCGTCCGGGGCGCGCGCGCTCTACATCGTCAACCTGATCCTCCTGGCCGCGGTGCTGGTGGCCGGCCGGTCGAGCCTCGGCGCGCAGCGCTGGATTCCGCTCGGCCCGCTCGGACAGTTCCAGCCGTCGGAGTTCGCGAAGCTGGCGATCGTGGTCACGCTCGCCCGGCATCTCTCGGACCGGCCGGGACCGTACACGTCGGTTCGCGACCTGCTGCCGTTTCTCGCGCACATCTCGATCCCAATGATCCTGATCTTTCGCCAGCCGGACCTCGGCACGGCGCTGGTCTACGGCGCGATCTTCGCCGGTATGCTGTACGCCGGCGGCGCGCGGCGGCGCGACCTCGCGCTCCTCGGCGTCGCCGGGGCCGCGGTGACCCCGCTGCTCTGGCACATCCTGAAGGCCTACCAGCGCCGGCGGCTGCTCTCGTTCCTCGACCCGTCGCTCGATCCCCTGGGCTCCGGGTACGGCATCATCCAGTCGAAGATCGCCGTCGGCAGCGGGATGCTGTGGGGCAAAGGGCTTTTCGCCGGGACCCAAAACGTGCTGCAGTTCGTCCCCGAGCACCACACCGACTTCATCTTCTCGGTCGTCGGCGAGGAGCTCGGGTTCGTCGGATGCGTCGTGCTGCTGGCGCTGTTCTACCTGTGGCTGGTGCGCGGCGTGCGCGCGGCCACGGTCGCGCGTGACCGGTTCGGCGCGCTCGTCGCGGTGGGGATCGTCTCGATGGTCGCCTTCCACGTCTTCGTGAACGTGGGGATGACCGTCGGGATCATGCCCATCACCGGCATCCCCCTGCCGTTCATCAGCTACGGGGGCAGCGCCCTCATGACGATGATCTGGGCGGCGGCGCTGTTACTGAACGTGGGGATGCGGCGGCAGAAGATTCTCTTCTAA
- the rplU gene encoding 50S ribosomal protein L21: protein MYAVIDRGGKQMRVEEGQVLEVDRLAAEKGAEVVLGRVLMIVDADNVRCGAPVVDGAQVTAKVLSHGRARKVTVGKFRPKKHYRRRVGHRQPLSRVRIERIEVGGAGGGA from the coding sequence ATGTACGCGGTTATCGACAGAGGCGGCAAACAGATGCGCGTCGAGGAAGGCCAGGTCCTGGAAGTGGACCGCCTCGCCGCGGAGAAGGGCGCCGAAGTCGTGCTCGGGCGCGTGCTGATGATCGTCGACGCCGACAACGTCCGGTGCGGCGCGCCGGTCGTCGACGGCGCCCAGGTGACGGCCAAGGTGCTGTCGCACGGGCGGGCGCGCAAGGTGACGGTCGGCAAGTTCCGGCCGAAGAAGCACTACCGGCGCCGGGTCGGGCACCGGCAGCCGCTCAGCCGCGTGCGGATCGAGCGGATCGAAGTGGGAGGGGCCGGCGGTGGCGCATAA
- a CDS encoding Rne/Rng family ribonuclease, whose protein sequence is MGKEIIANIEPFEVRVAVIENGVVVGLLIERGEPLAGNIYKGRVASVLPGMEAAFVDVGLDRNAFLHLSDIRTRGVTAFGATEEIEDQIGRGAAIAERVRVGQEILVQVTKEPRGSKGARATTYVALPGHYLVLTPTVPGIGVSRKIDDEQERRRLRAIADRLRPEGMGLIVRTAAEGVAERELADDVRFLLQLWNSVAARARDARAPALLYQDLGLIRRVVRDLFTGEVERFVLDSPDEWRRVRELIGAFAPELAGRVQLHDGPAPIFEAHHVEREIERALHRKVWLKSGGYLVFDRTEAATVIDVNTGKYVGKTDLASTILKTNIEAAREIARQIRLRDVGGIILIDFIDMESLPHRRAVLDALGEAVRADRTKIHIIDLTGLGLVEMTRKRVYQDLEELMRIPCPYCEGRGRVLSPRSVAVRARRELRRLAQTARAAYVVAEVHPEVAALLDDDGAWRQALEQATGKRVLVLPRPGIHLDRAVVRQADTPEAAQRQAAQGDGAGESIWLDPVRGEPLHVPDDETVDARMLRPVEMYRPGALARLWNWLRGRRADPTPAPPPIEGAPLPMISSNGPLRVRRRGRGGRRRQSRPPATR, encoded by the coding sequence ATGGGCAAAGAGATCATCGCCAACATCGAGCCGTTCGAAGTCCGCGTGGCCGTCATCGAGAACGGCGTCGTCGTGGGCCTCCTCATCGAACGCGGCGAGCCGCTCGCCGGCAACATCTATAAAGGCCGGGTCGCGAGCGTGCTGCCGGGCATGGAGGCCGCGTTCGTCGATGTCGGGCTCGACCGCAACGCGTTCTTACATCTGTCGGACATCCGCACCCGCGGGGTCACCGCGTTCGGCGCCACCGAGGAGATCGAGGATCAGATCGGGCGGGGGGCCGCGATCGCGGAGCGGGTGCGCGTCGGTCAGGAAATCCTGGTCCAGGTCACCAAGGAGCCGCGCGGCAGCAAAGGCGCGCGGGCGACGACGTACGTGGCGCTGCCCGGCCACTACCTGGTGCTGACCCCCACCGTCCCCGGGATCGGCGTCAGCCGCAAGATCGACGACGAGCAGGAGCGGCGGCGGCTGCGCGCGATCGCGGATCGCCTCAGGCCGGAGGGCATGGGACTCATCGTCCGCACGGCGGCGGAGGGAGTGGCGGAGCGCGAGCTGGCGGACGACGTCCGCTTCCTGCTCCAGTTATGGAACAGCGTCGCCGCGCGCGCGCGCGACGCCCGCGCGCCGGCCCTGCTCTATCAGGATCTCGGGCTGATCCGCCGGGTCGTGCGGGATCTGTTCACCGGCGAGGTCGAGCGCTTTGTCCTCGATTCGCCCGACGAATGGCGGCGGGTCCGCGAGCTGATCGGCGCCTTCGCGCCCGAGCTCGCCGGCCGCGTCCAGCTGCACGACGGTCCCGCGCCGATCTTCGAGGCCCACCACGTCGAGCGCGAGATCGAGCGGGCGCTGCATCGCAAAGTGTGGCTGAAGAGCGGCGGCTACCTCGTCTTCGACCGGACCGAGGCCGCGACGGTCATCGACGTGAACACCGGCAAGTACGTCGGCAAGACCGACCTCGCCAGCACGATCCTCAAGACGAACATCGAGGCGGCGCGGGAGATCGCGCGGCAGATCCGCCTGCGCGACGTCGGGGGGATCATCCTCATCGATTTCATCGACATGGAGTCGCTGCCGCACCGCCGCGCCGTGCTGGACGCCCTCGGCGAGGCGGTCCGCGCCGACCGCACCAAGATCCACATCATCGATCTCACCGGCCTCGGACTCGTCGAAATGACGCGCAAGCGCGTCTACCAGGACCTCGAGGAACTGATGCGGATCCCGTGCCCGTACTGCGAAGGCCGGGGGCGGGTGCTGTCGCCGCGCAGCGTCGCCGTACGCGCCCGGCGGGAGCTGCGGCGGCTCGCGCAGACGGCGCGGGCGGCCTACGTGGTCGCCGAGGTGCACCCGGAAGTGGCGGCGCTGCTCGACGACGACGGCGCATGGCGGCAGGCGCTCGAGCAGGCGACCGGCAAGCGCGTGCTCGTGCTTCCGCGTCCGGGAATTCATCTCGACCGGGCGGTCGTGCGGCAGGCCGACACTCCGGAGGCCGCGCAGCGGCAGGCGGCGCAGGGGGATGGCGCCGGTGAATCGATCTGGCTCGACCCGGTGCGCGGCGAGCCGCTGCACGTGCCGGACGACGAGACGGTGGATGCGCGGATGCTGCGGCCGGTGGAGATGTACCGTCCCGGTGCTCTCGCGCGGCTGTGGAACTGGCTGCGCGGCCGGCGTGCGGACCCCACGCCGGCGCCCCCGCCGATCGAAGGGGCGCCGCTGCCGATGATATCCTCGAACGGACCGCTGCGCGTGAGGCGGCGCGGCCGGGGCGGCCGCCGCCGGCAGTCACGGCCGCCCGCAACCAGGTAA
- the rpmA gene encoding 50S ribosomal protein L27 yields MAHKKGGSSSRNGRDSNAQRLGIKRFGGETVPAGSVLVRQRGTRYRPGQNVGIGRDDTLFALASGVVRFERRGRDGRQISVYPAGA; encoded by the coding sequence GTGGCGCATAAGAAAGGCGGCAGCAGTTCTCGAAACGGACGTGACAGCAACGCGCAGCGGCTCGGGATCAAGCGGTTCGGGGGCGAGACGGTGCCGGCGGGCAGCGTGCTCGTGCGGCAGCGCGGGACCCGGTACCGTCCCGGGCAAAACGTCGGCATCGGCCGCGACGACACCCTGTTCGCCCTGGCGAGCGGCGTCGTTCGGTTCGAGCGGCGCGGCCGTGACGGGCGGCAGATCTCGGTTTACCCGGCCGGCGCGTAA